In Ignavibacteriota bacterium, a single window of DNA contains:
- a CDS encoding SBBP repeat-containing protein, whose product MAHLRLFLCALSVVIAGLTPAKAEGGKHPDEPGSANMQGFVLNAGQWDPRISAAGLGAARGAIFTRDGVTLLTQADGSGGALRYPGELRRATGEPQITRAEELRFVDASAGVRIVGEEASGATAHFYLGDTRERWREGLTQYRRLRYEGLWSGIDAVFESCDGPMTLRFELRPGANLADVALHCDGAGARDVMRAVYAWQDGGAGRVAVAARLLRKADGSYGIDVRGADPALPLTLSLDFVTWFGGTQNEAGYAVALDSDESVVLAGITTSADYPLLRAGQSTLSGYSDFYISKFASDGRTLLSSTYFGGSMTERFPYIAIGAGKSIVMAAFSTSPNYPLTANAAVKVKTGQCIARFDSTGRLLYSSWLWSDSLSEYCGLATDRCGNVYLTADIEVNTTLVTPDALFPRNAGDEDGIIIKAPPTCDTILYATLLGGPAHEEMSAIAVDDEGNIIITGFTNGAKYPVKNAVQPDYGGGVSDVILTKIRHDGKALIFSTYLGGSGEDYVAQNFLGRCLTVDESGNIYVAGVTESANFPVLRARQAARVGADDMFIAKFSPAGDLLYSTYFGGEGTEKVLGIAVDRCGNLAVTGQTLSSQFPLVGSMSQTGRGFTTLFSADGDSILFSSRWGDADIQCVARTDSLLYFTGSAASGDVVPIFNAVQPTRRGISDTYFGRMCMPACVPNTLDLMQVAVRFVHIDTILVDSLRRKPAPESFPVTCVFRNTTTDRVIIAGGTLLLPPGWAFVAPATGVLQNTMIGPGDSIRATWTVRIAAVSTQEADGVLTFDLHARKYYGSACAPERGAFVSSIITLRNIDEPYPPLVCGIAALDTLRADEATEGYLPDTVTVEYTVRNPTPNSIVVLRAELLLPAGMGLSTIPAADEQRPGFTLGPGAVMRLRWNVRAETRLRPRIAGLRARVVIAYDIYEVPLADCEQPLFIEGYPFSACTMTGPAVIRINPANGTTLPAPIVYSFRVRNPRDSAQVYARVDLDLTAAPHLQCVTGDSTRRGPLAVQARGESEVRWTLRIKGPIAAAAYDTIRCTAIDDLGVRSTSCLYVTRIDPVFRQVTCSVEADRIVVDSSGTRTQPNPFTVRGIMQNTGNQELNHLRVVLLPAELMTVRLLSDADVSLPRMAAGEIDTVVWQVMALALPAGRSPLFTIRVIDSLGAQLAQCETAVTIPGISNPTYCAVDSPDTLRYDAARDAWTPDPFTVRWLFENRSDATLRNVELRIDLTRAPHLDLANGESAVRTIATVAPRARDTVLWRLRVAHPLEELMIDEIIVRYRSATDTTWRFCSRVVVAEGRHRILVLCNVAGHDTVWSDPAYPDPVPTPLQLQYTIQNNGNLPLTGCSVAILPPPGYRVMPGTDSVKVFPTVMPGLRVAREWFLELVRVPAVAQRDTVRWVWSCPAVRLDTACPFIVQYLPAPPQGIVISPWILHFIAEQNKALPAAQSVRLWTGGAAPTVWQSRPGAAWLDAVPASSSGPGAIDVRPNTTALALGIHASDVAITAAPPATGRTVLVDYELVTQLGTGDDIGPVTPILDMPFPNPAAKRFTLTLHAARAGRVTLLLLDALGRVRGTIFDDACDPGSRRFDVDAGGLAPGVYFIQLRAERAAALRAIIVR is encoded by the coding sequence ATGGCGCACCTGAGACTGTTCCTTTGTGCCTTGAGTGTTGTTATCGCAGGACTGACACCAGCGAAGGCGGAGGGGGGAAAACATCCGGACGAGCCGGGCAGCGCGAACATGCAGGGGTTTGTGCTGAACGCCGGTCAGTGGGATCCACGTATCTCCGCCGCGGGATTGGGCGCTGCTCGCGGCGCGATCTTCACTCGGGACGGTGTGACACTGTTGACGCAGGCCGATGGCAGTGGCGGGGCGCTGCGGTATCCGGGCGAGCTGCGCCGCGCGACGGGTGAGCCGCAGATCACGCGCGCCGAGGAGCTGCGTTTTGTGGATGCATCCGCCGGCGTCCGTATCGTCGGCGAAGAGGCGAGCGGCGCGACGGCACACTTCTATCTCGGCGATACCCGCGAAAGGTGGCGGGAAGGCCTGACACAGTACCGACGACTTCGATACGAGGGACTCTGGTCCGGCATCGACGCGGTATTCGAAAGCTGCGACGGGCCCATGACCCTGCGTTTTGAACTTCGTCCTGGCGCGAATCTGGCGGATGTCGCCCTGCACTGTGACGGTGCAGGGGCGAGGGACGTGATGCGCGCAGTGTATGCCTGGCAGGACGGAGGCGCGGGACGCGTGGCCGTCGCGGCCCGCCTGCTCCGCAAGGCCGACGGGAGCTATGGCATCGATGTTCGCGGCGCCGATCCGGCTCTTCCGCTGACACTCTCGCTCGATTTTGTGACATGGTTTGGCGGCACGCAGAACGAAGCGGGCTACGCCGTGGCGCTCGACAGCGACGAAAGTGTGGTACTCGCGGGCATCACGACCTCGGCCGATTATCCGCTGCTGCGCGCGGGGCAAAGCACACTTTCAGGATATTCGGATTTTTATATCTCGAAATTTGCCTCCGACGGACGCACGCTGCTTTCGAGCACGTATTTCGGGGGCTCCATGACCGAGCGCTTCCCGTATATCGCGATCGGCGCCGGGAAGTCCATCGTTATGGCGGCCTTTTCCACATCGCCCAACTACCCCCTCACGGCCAACGCGGCCGTGAAGGTCAAGACGGGGCAGTGTATCGCGCGTTTCGATTCGACCGGGAGGTTGCTGTACAGCTCGTGGTTGTGGTCCGACAGCCTTTCCGAGTACTGCGGGCTTGCGACCGACCGCTGCGGCAACGTGTACCTCACGGCCGACATCGAGGTGAACACGACGTTGGTGACACCCGACGCGCTGTTTCCGCGCAACGCGGGCGATGAGGACGGCATCATCATCAAAGCCCCGCCCACCTGCGACACGATTCTGTACGCGACGCTGCTGGGCGGACCGGCGCACGAGGAAATGAGCGCCATCGCCGTCGACGACGAAGGCAACATCATCATCACGGGATTTACGAATGGCGCGAAGTATCCCGTCAAGAACGCCGTACAGCCGGACTACGGCGGCGGCGTGAGCGACGTGATACTGACGAAGATCCGTCACGACGGGAAGGCGCTGATATTCTCGACCTATCTGGGCGGCAGCGGCGAGGATTATGTCGCACAGAACTTTCTCGGCCGCTGTCTGACGGTGGACGAATCCGGGAACATCTACGTCGCGGGTGTGACAGAATCCGCGAACTTCCCCGTCCTCCGCGCCCGGCAGGCCGCGCGTGTCGGCGCCGACGATATGTTCATCGCAAAATTCTCGCCCGCGGGCGATCTGCTGTATAGCACATATTTCGGGGGCGAAGGAACCGAGAAAGTACTGGGCATCGCGGTCGACCGCTGCGGCAATCTCGCCGTCACGGGACAGACGCTCTCGTCGCAGTTTCCGTTGGTCGGAAGTATGTCGCAGACCGGACGCGGCTTCACCACGCTGTTCAGCGCCGACGGCGATTCCATCCTGTTCTCGTCTCGCTGGGGTGACGCCGACATCCAGTGCGTGGCGCGCACCGATTCGCTGCTCTACTTCACGGGCAGCGCCGCCTCGGGTGATGTCGTGCCGATTTTCAACGCCGTGCAACCGACACGCCGCGGCATCTCCGACACGTATTTCGGCCGTATGTGTATGCCCGCGTGTGTGCCCAATACCCTCGATCTCATGCAGGTTGCGGTACGTTTTGTCCATATCGACACCATCCTCGTCGACAGTCTGCGGCGCAAGCCCGCGCCCGAATCATTCCCCGTCACCTGCGTGTTCCGCAACACAACGACCGACCGTGTCATCATTGCGGGCGGCACGCTGCTGCTGCCGCCGGGATGGGCCTTCGTCGCTCCCGCGACAGGGGTACTGCAAAACACCATGATCGGACCGGGCGACAGCATCCGCGCCACCTGGACAGTGCGTATTGCGGCCGTGTCGACGCAGGAGGCCGACGGTGTGCTGACCTTCGATCTGCACGCGCGCAAATACTACGGCAGCGCCTGTGCGCCCGAACGCGGCGCGTTTGTGTCGTCGATCATCACGCTGCGCAATATCGACGAGCCCTACCCGCCCCTCGTGTGCGGCATCGCGGCGCTCGACACACTGCGCGCCGATGAGGCGACGGAGGGCTATCTGCCCGATACCGTGACGGTCGAGTACACCGTGCGGAATCCGACGCCGAATTCCATCGTGGTTCTCCGCGCCGAACTGCTGCTGCCCGCGGGTATGGGACTCTCGACCATCCCGGCGGCCGACGAACAGCGTCCCGGCTTCACACTCGGGCCGGGTGCGGTGATGCGTCTGCGCTGGAACGTGCGCGCGGAAACGCGGCTCCGGCCGCGTATTGCCGGACTGCGCGCGCGCGTGGTCATCGCGTACGACATCTACGAGGTGCCGCTCGCCGATTGTGAACAGCCCCTGTTCATCGAGGGCTATCCATTTTCGGCCTGCACGATGACAGGACCGGCGGTGATACGTATCAATCCCGCGAACGGGACCACTCTGCCCGCACCCATCGTGTACAGTTTCCGAGTACGCAATCCGCGTGACTCGGCGCAGGTGTATGCGCGGGTAGATCTCGACCTGACCGCCGCCCCGCATCTGCAGTGTGTGACGGGCGACAGCACACGGCGCGGACCACTCGCGGTGCAGGCGCGCGGTGAGTCCGAAGTGCGGTGGACGTTGCGTATAAAAGGTCCGATTGCCGCCGCGGCCTACGACACCATCCGTTGCACCGCCATCGACGATCTCGGAGTGCGAAGCACATCGTGTCTGTATGTGACACGTATCGATCCGGTCTTCCGGCAGGTGACCTGCTCCGTCGAGGCCGATCGTATCGTGGTCGACAGCTCGGGGACTCGCACACAACCGAATCCATTCACGGTGCGCGGCATTATGCAGAACACGGGCAATCAGGAGTTGAATCACCTGCGTGTTGTACTGCTGCCCGCCGAACTTATGACCGTGCGGCTGCTTTCGGACGCCGACGTCAGTCTTCCGCGAATGGCGGCTGGAGAGATCGACACCGTTGTATGGCAGGTGATGGCACTGGCGCTGCCCGCCGGTCGCAGTCCGCTCTTCACCATCCGCGTGATCGATTCACTCGGCGCGCAGCTCGCGCAGTGCGAGACGGCCGTCACTATTCCCGGTATCTCGAATCCGACGTACTGCGCGGTCGATTCGCCCGACACGCTGCGCTACGACGCGGCGCGCGACGCATGGACGCCCGATCCCTTCACCGTGCGCTGGCTCTTCGAAAATCGCAGCGACGCCACGCTGCGTAATGTGGAACTGCGCATCGATCTCACGCGCGCGCCGCATCTCGACCTCGCGAACGGGGAATCGGCTGTGCGGACCATCGCCACCGTTGCGCCGCGCGCCCGCGATACCGTGCTGTGGCGCCTTCGGGTTGCGCATCCTCTCGAGGAACTCATGATCGACGAGATCATCGTGCGGTATCGCAGCGCCACCGACACGACCTGGCGTTTTTGTTCACGCGTGGTGGTGGCCGAAGGGCGGCATCGCATTCTGGTGCTCTGCAACGTGGCCGGGCATGACACGGTGTGGAGCGATCCCGCGTATCCCGATCCCGTCCCCACGCCCCTGCAGTTGCAGTACACGATACAAAACAACGGCAACCTGCCGCTCACCGGCTGCAGTGTCGCGATTCTGCCGCCGCCGGGATACCGGGTCATGCCCGGCACCGATTCCGTCAAGGTGTTCCCGACAGTGATGCCCGGCCTGCGTGTTGCGCGCGAATGGTTTCTCGAACTGGTCCGTGTGCCCGCCGTCGCGCAACGTGACACGGTACGCTGGGTGTGGAGTTGTCCCGCGGTGCGCCTCGACACCGCGTGCCCCTTCATCGTGCAGTACCTGCCTGCGCCGCCGCAGGGCATCGTGATCTCGCCGTGGATCCTGCACTTCATCGCCGAACAGAACAAGGCGCTGCCCGCGGCGCAATCCGTGCGACTCTGGACGGGCGGGGCCGCGCCGACGGTCTGGCAGAGCCGTCCGGGCGCCGCCTGGCTCGACGCCGTGCCGGCCTCCTCGAGCGGACCCGGCGCGATCGACGTGCGGCCCAATACCACGGCGCTTGCGCTGGGTATCCATGCCTCCGACGTGGCCATCACCGCCGCGCCGCCCGCGACGGGAAGGACGGTGCTCGTGGACTACGAACTCGTGACACAACTCGGTACCGGCGATGATATCGGACCCGTGACTCCTATTCTCGACATGCCTTTCCCGAACCCCGCCGCGAAGCGCTTCACACTTACGCTCCATGCCGCGCGGGCCGGACGTGTCACGCTGCTTCTGCTCGACGCGCTGGGCCGTGTGCGCGGCACGATTTTCGACGACGCGTGTGATCCGGGGTCGCGGCGTTTTGATGTCGACGCGGGCGGACTCGCGCCGGGCGTCTATTTCATACAGCTCCGCGCCGAACGCGCGGCGGCCCTGCGCGCCATCATCGTGCGCTGA
- a CDS encoding dihydrofolate reductase, which translates to MVMRCSVFIATSLDGYIAREDGTIDWLLEANGTVPAGEDCGFAEFMSGIDVLVMGRNTFEQVMTFDTWPYGETRLVVLSSSLHRVPDGCPDTVSVANATPRGLIRDLADAGCTHAYIDGGDTIRRFLADGLIDHITITVIPVLLGGGKPLFGAAEKDVWLELESSRSYDFGFVQNRYRVRRG; encoded by the coding sequence ATGGTGATGCGCTGTTCCGTGTTTATTGCAACAAGTCTCGATGGGTACATCGCCCGCGAGGACGGTACCATCGACTGGCTGCTCGAGGCCAATGGCACGGTGCCCGCGGGCGAGGACTGCGGATTTGCAGAATTCATGTCCGGCATCGACGTGCTGGTCATGGGCCGCAATACTTTCGAACAGGTGATGACGTTCGATACCTGGCCCTACGGGGAGACGCGCCTCGTGGTGCTGAGCAGTTCGCTCCACCGGGTGCCGGACGGGTGTCCGGACACCGTCTCGGTCGCGAATGCAACACCCCGCGGGTTGATCCGGGATCTCGCGGACGCCGGCTGCACACACGCGTACATCGACGGCGGCGACACCATCCGTCGTTTCCTTGCCGACGGACTCATCGACCACATCACCATCACGGTCATACCCGTTCTGCTCGGCGGCGGCAAGCCCCTCTTCGGCGCAGCAGAGAAGGACGTATGGTTAGAACTGGAGTCGAGCAGGTCCTACGATTTCGGCTTTGTGCAGAACCGGTACAGGGTGCGGCGCGGTTGA
- a CDS encoding glycosyltransferase family 1 protein encodes MRIVYFNASLKRGQDGVTRCVFRTIDAARQRGHVVTAVTSAMADMREDVAHVRVPSVALPLQPNYRIAIPALRAFDRHLDEFQPDIIHVNSPCTLGWSAIQYARRAGIPVVATYHTHFPTYPKYYGMQSMEKVVWSLTRRFYNSVDRTFVPTEPILDELAHNGVERLQYLPNGFDSTLFSSAYRSETWRGRYGAGKHPVVLFVSRLVWEKDLRVLAAAEARLRDAGSQHEMVVVGDGHARAEFETMMPRAHFLGYQEGRALAECYASSDIFVFPSTTETFGLVTLEAMASGLAPVAARSGGAAELIRHGASGLLCRPGDAADLAYSLARLIADVDLRAGLARGAIERAQLYEWNTVLDQLFRSYDELVLPAGVEVCSYAA; translated from the coding sequence ATGCGAATCGTTTATTTTAACGCGAGTTTAAAAAGGGGACAGGACGGTGTCACGCGCTGCGTGTTTCGTACCATCGACGCAGCGCGGCAGCGTGGCCATGTGGTCACCGCCGTAACATCCGCCATGGCGGACATGCGCGAGGATGTTGCACATGTTCGTGTCCCGTCGGTGGCGCTGCCGCTGCAGCCGAATTACCGCATTGCGATCCCGGCGCTGCGGGCGTTCGACAGGCATCTCGACGAATTCCAGCCCGACATCATACACGTCAACAGTCCGTGTACGCTCGGGTGGTCCGCTATACAGTATGCGCGGCGCGCGGGCATCCCCGTGGTCGCGACGTATCACACACACTTCCCCACGTATCCGAAGTACTACGGGATGCAATCCATGGAGAAGGTGGTGTGGAGCCTGACCCGCCGCTTCTACAACAGTGTCGACCGGACCTTCGTGCCGACGGAACCTATCCTCGATGAACTGGCGCACAACGGAGTGGAACGGCTCCAGTATCTGCCGAACGGTTTCGATAGCACACTTTTCTCGTCAGCGTACAGATCCGAGACCTGGCGCGGGAGGTACGGTGCAGGAAAGCACCCGGTTGTGTTGTTTGTCAGCAGACTCGTGTGGGAGAAGGATCTGCGTGTTCTCGCCGCGGCCGAAGCGCGGCTGCGCGACGCCGGATCGCAGCATGAAATGGTCGTGGTGGGCGACGGTCATGCGCGCGCGGAATTCGAGACGATGATGCCCCGTGCGCACTTCCTCGGCTATCAGGAAGGACGCGCCCTCGCCGAGTGTTACGCGTCGTCCGACATCTTCGTGTTTCCCTCAACCACGGAAACGTTCGGACTTGTGACGCTCGAAGCAATGGCCTCTGGACTCGCCCCGGTGGCCGCGCGCAGCGGAGGAGCCGCCGAGTTGATCCGTCACGGAGCGTCCGGGCTGCTGTGCCGACCGGGAGATGCGGCGGATCTCGCCTATTCGCTCGCCCGGCTGATCGCGGATGTCGACCTGCGCGCAGGGCTCGCGCGAGGTGCTATCGAACGGGCGCAATTGTACGAGTGGAACACGGTACTCGATCAGCTCTTTCGATCTTATGACGAACTGGTGCTTCCCGCCGGCGTCGAGGTGTGCTCCTATGCCGCGTGA
- a CDS encoding metallophosphoesterase — protein MPREAAARRNRALPVLPRPDDSHRSAFCAPPVACETSSTRPYRLVHLSDPHISRRYYREHIKSLKILLRSILEAGCDHLIVTGDIVSTADPDDFTLAREIFSTFGLLRSDRLTLVPGNHDMFGGPHRAVEVLEYPSRIRRVDHASMRRLFVDTFAETFDDALLLLGDSPFPFVKHAGPYDIIGIDSTMPWSLLRNPFGSNGRVDDPQMEALLALSPLLDPRRIPVVAMHHHLAKAGDTLSDHVVWNVIEDWTMRLWGRKKLARRFASLGVRVILHGHVHCNTVHTLRGMSVANGAGAVCDDPHPFLKYNVVCMKEGGISLETTTLPIPYQTQSLPSLRPRNHRLPSRPQLAAT, from the coding sequence ATGCCGCGTGAAGCGGCGGCGCGCCGGAATCGGGCATTGCCCGTTCTGCCGCGGCCCGACGATTCACATCGCTCCGCGTTCTGTGCGCCGCCCGTGGCCTGCGAAACGTCTTCAACACGGCCGTATCGGCTGGTGCATCTTTCCGATCCGCATATCAGCCGCCGGTATTATCGGGAGCATATCAAGTCGCTGAAAATACTGCTGCGTTCCATTCTCGAGGCCGGATGTGATCACCTGATCGTGACGGGCGATATCGTCAGCACGGCAGATCCCGACGACTTTACGCTTGCGCGCGAGATCTTCTCCACCTTCGGCCTCCTCCGGTCGGACCGGCTCACACTCGTGCCGGGCAACCACGACATGTTCGGGGGACCCCACAGGGCTGTCGAAGTTCTCGAGTATCCCAGCCGCATCCGCAGAGTCGATCATGCCTCGATGCGGCGCTTGTTTGTGGATACCTTTGCCGAGACCTTCGACGATGCGCTCCTGCTGCTCGGGGATTCGCCCTTTCCCTTCGTCAAACACGCGGGTCCGTACGACATCATCGGCATCGATTCCACCATGCCGTGGTCGCTGCTGCGGAATCCTTTCGGCAGCAACGGGCGCGTCGACGATCCGCAAATGGAAGCGCTCCTTGCACTTTCTCCACTTCTTGATCCTCGGCGTATCCCTGTCGTGGCCATGCATCATCACCTCGCGAAGGCAGGTGATACACTGTCGGATCATGTGGTGTGGAATGTGATCGAGGATTGGACTATGCGCCTCTGGGGACGGAAAAAACTCGCGCGGCGTTTTGCCTCGCTGGGTGTGCGGGTCATATTGCATGGACATGTGCACTGCAACACCGTGCACACGCTTCGCGGGATGTCCGTCGCCAATGGCGCGGGCGCGGTGTGCGACGATCCGCATCCCTTTCTCAAATACAACGTGGTGTGTATGAAGGAGGGCGGCATCTCGCTCGAGACCACCACGCTGCCCATTCCGTATCAGACACAATCCCTGCCGTCACTCCGGCCGCGGAATCACCGGCTGCCCTCCCGGCCGCAACTGGCGGCCACCTGA